Proteins co-encoded in one Arachis hypogaea cultivar Tifrunner chromosome 13, arahy.Tifrunner.gnm2.J5K5, whole genome shotgun sequence genomic window:
- the LOC112783817 gene encoding uncharacterized protein yields the protein MNSSSSSATAIAANTPTKSMNSSCHCCCVVTKFMTKLLVKSVNRSRRRTTSRQSSFQCRYDPLSYSLNFEEQDCYKFSAFSSRFLANPSSSSTKTTATTISSTHPLPLEK from the coding sequence atgaattcttcttcttcttctgccacCGCCATTGCAGCAAACACACCCACCAAATCCATGAACAGCAGCTGCCATTGTTGCTGTGTGGTCACCAAGTTCATGACGAAACTACTCGTCAAGAGCGTTAACAGGagcagaagaagaacaacaagTAGACAGAGTTCATTCCAATGCCGCTATGATCCATTAAGCTACTCACTCAACTTCGAAGAACAAGATTGTTACAAGTTCTCTGCTTTCTCTTCTCGCTTCCTCGCtaatccatcatcatcatcaacaaaaacaactGCTACTACT
- the LOC112792403 gene encoding potassium transporter 10 isoform X1, translating into MASRVESDEDGDNKGSMWDLDQKLDQPMDEEAGRLKNMYREKKFSAVLLLRLAFQSLGVVYGDLGTSPLYVFYNTFPHGVKDPEDVIGALSLIIYSLTLVPLLKYVFVVLRANDNGQGGTFALYSLLCRHAKIKTIPNQHRTDEELTTYSRSTFHEKSFAAKTKRWLEEQATRRSAILILVLVGTCMVIGDGILTPAISVLSAAGGIKVNKPHMSNGVVVLVAVVILVGFFSMQHYGTDRVSWLFAPIVLLWFLLIGGIGIFNIWKHGSSVLKAFSPVYIYRYFKRGGQEGWTSLGGIMLSITGTEALFADLAHFPVSAVQLAFTLIVFPCLLLAYSGQAAYLMNNLDHSQDVFYRSIPDRIYWPVFVVATTAAIVASQATITATFSIIKQALAHGCFPRVKVVYTSKTFLGQIYIPDINWILMILCISVTAGFENQNQIGNAYGTAVVIVMLVTTFLMIMIMILVWRCHWILVLIFTGLSLIVECTYFSSVLFKIDQGGWVPLVIAGAFLVIMYVWHYGTVKRYEFEMHSKVSMAWILGLGPSLGLVRVPGIGLVYTELASGVPHIFSHFITNLPAIHSVVVFVCVKYLPVYTVPEEERFLVKRIGPKNFHMFRCVARYGYKDLHKKDESFEKKLFDNLFMFVRLESMMEGCSDSDEYSLCGQKTVQSMDGMLSNNGNTRTASSNMDISVSSLDSIEPAKSPPHVKSSGQTSSQTEVDELEFLNNNRDAGVVHILGNTVVRARRDSRFYKKIAVDYIYAFLRKICRENSVIFNVPHESLLNVGQIFYV; encoded by the exons ATGGCTTCGAGGGTAGAGAGTGATGAAGATGGAGATAACAAAGGTAGTATGTGGGATTTGGATCAGAAGCTTGACCAGCCTATGGATGAAGAGGCAGGAAGGCTCAAGAACATGTACAGAGAAAAA AAATTTTCTGCAGTGCTGCTTCTTCGGCTTGCATTCCAGAGTCTTGGTGTGGTATATGGAGATTTGGGCACTTCGCCCTTGTATGTTTTCTACAACACATTTCCTCATGGAGTGAAAGATCCAGAAGATGTAATCGGAGCTCTTTCCTTGATTATCTACTCTCTTACTTTGGTGCCGCTCCTCAAATATGTTTTTGTTGTATTAAGAGCAAATGACAatggccaag GGGGAACATTTGCGCTTTATTCCTtgctttgccggcatgccaagaTTAAAACCATTCCAAACCAGCATCGCACCGATGAAGAGCTTACAACGTATAGTCGGTCAACCTTCCATGAAAAGTCATTTGCTGCAAAAACTAAGAGATGGTTAGAGGAACAGGCAACTAGGAGGAGTGCCATTCTTATTCTTGTCCTTGTTGGCACCTGCATGGTGATTGGAGATGGGATTCTGACCCCAGCTATATCCG TTTTGTCAGCAGCTGGTGGCATCAAGGTAAATAAGCCACATATGAGTAATG GTGTGGTTGTCCTGGTTGCTGTCGTAATATTGGTCGGGTTTTTCAGCATGCAACATTATGGTACAGATAGAGTTAGTTGGCTCTTTGCTCCAATTGTCCTCCTTTGGTTTCTCCTAATTGGAGGCATAGGTATATTTAACATCTGGAAACATGGAAGCAGTGTTCTAAAAGCATTCTCGCCGGTGTATATATATCGCTATTTCAAAAGAGGAGGACAGGAAGGCTGGACTTCCCTGGGTGGTATCATGCTCAGTATAACAG GGACGGAGGCTCTTTTTGCCGACTTAGCTCATTTTCCAGTCTCAGCTGTACAGCTTGCATTTACATTAATTGTGTTTCCTTGCCTTCTTTTAGCCTATTCCGGTCAAGCTGCTTACCTTATGAATAACTTGGATCATTCGCAAGATGTTTTCTATCGTTCTATTCCAG ATAGAATATACTGGCCAGTGTTTGTCGTTGCAACCACAGCGGCTATAGTTGCAAGCCAGGCCACAATAACAGCAACCTTTTCAATTATTAAGCAAGCTCTTGCTCATGGATGTTTCCCAAGAGTTAAAGTTGTATATACATCAAAGACATTCCTTGGCCAGATATATATTCCGGACATCAATTGGATCCTTATGATTCTTTGCATTTCTGTTACTGCTGGGTTTGAAAATCAAAACCAGATTGGTAATGCATATG GTACTGCAGTGGTGATAGTCATGCTGGTTACAACATTCcttatgattatgatcatgatATTAGTGTGGCGCTGCCATTGGATTCTTGTTCTCATCTTCACCGGCTTATCGTTAATCGTCGAATGCACATATTTTTCCTCTGTACTGTTCAAAATTGATCAAGGTGGATGGGTTCCCTTGGTAATTGCTGGAGCATTTCTTGTTATCATGTATGTTTGGCACTATGGCACGGTGAAGCGCTATGAGTTTGAAATGCATAGTAAGGTCTCAATGGCATGGATTCTAGGCCTTGGCCCCAGTTTGGGGCTGGTTCGAGTCCCGGGAATTGGACTAGTCTACACAGAGCTTGCAAGTGGAGTACCCCACATCTTTTCTCATTTCATCACCAACCTCCCAGCAATCCATTCAGTTGTAGTTTTCGTATGTGTCAAGTATCTTCCTGTCTACACAGTCCCAGAAGAAGAGAGATTCCTTGTCAAGAGGATTGGACCTAAGAATTTCCACATGTTTCGATGTGTGGCACGATATGGATACAAAGACCTGCATAAGAAAGATGAGAGTTTTGAGAAAAAGCTCTTTGATAACCTTTTCATGTTTGTTCGGCTCGAATCTATGATGGAAGGGTGTTCGGATTCGGACGAATACAGCTTATGTGGACAGAAAACAGTGCAGTCCATGGATGGCATGTTGAGTAACAATGGAAACACAAGAACTGCATCATCCAATATGGATATATCAGTTTCCTCACTAGATTCAATAGAACCGGCTAAATCTCCACCGCATGTGAAATCCTCCGGTCAAACAAGCAGCCAGACCGAGGTCGACGAACTCGAGTTCTTGAATAACAACAGGGATGCCGGGGTGGTTCACATACTAGGGAACACTGTGGTGAGGGCAAGGAGAGATTCAAGGTTCTACAAGAAAATAGCAGTTGATTATATATATGCATTCCTTAGGAAGATATGCAGGGAAAATAGTGTGATCTTCAATGTTCCCCATGAAAGTCTCTTAAATGTGGGTCAGATTTTCTATGTATAG
- the LOC112792403 gene encoding potassium transporter 10 isoform X2 translates to MLLLRLAFQSLGVVYGDLGTSPLYVFYNTFPHGVKDPEDVIGALSLIIYSLTLVPLLKYVFVVLRANDNGQGGTFALYSLLCRHAKIKTIPNQHRTDEELTTYSRSTFHEKSFAAKTKRWLEEQATRRSAILILVLVGTCMVIGDGILTPAISVLSAAGGIKVNKPHMSNGVVVLVAVVILVGFFSMQHYGTDRVSWLFAPIVLLWFLLIGGIGIFNIWKHGSSVLKAFSPVYIYRYFKRGGQEGWTSLGGIMLSITGTEALFADLAHFPVSAVQLAFTLIVFPCLLLAYSGQAAYLMNNLDHSQDVFYRSIPDRIYWPVFVVATTAAIVASQATITATFSIIKQALAHGCFPRVKVVYTSKTFLGQIYIPDINWILMILCISVTAGFENQNQIGNAYGTAVVIVMLVTTFLMIMIMILVWRCHWILVLIFTGLSLIVECTYFSSVLFKIDQGGWVPLVIAGAFLVIMYVWHYGTVKRYEFEMHSKVSMAWILGLGPSLGLVRVPGIGLVYTELASGVPHIFSHFITNLPAIHSVVVFVCVKYLPVYTVPEEERFLVKRIGPKNFHMFRCVARYGYKDLHKKDESFEKKLFDNLFMFVRLESMMEGCSDSDEYSLCGQKTVQSMDGMLSNNGNTRTASSNMDISVSSLDSIEPAKSPPHVKSSGQTSSQTEVDELEFLNNNRDAGVVHILGNTVVRARRDSRFYKKIAVDYIYAFLRKICRENSVIFNVPHESLLNVGQIFYV, encoded by the exons A TGCTGCTTCTTCGGCTTGCATTCCAGAGTCTTGGTGTGGTATATGGAGATTTGGGCACTTCGCCCTTGTATGTTTTCTACAACACATTTCCTCATGGAGTGAAAGATCCAGAAGATGTAATCGGAGCTCTTTCCTTGATTATCTACTCTCTTACTTTGGTGCCGCTCCTCAAATATGTTTTTGTTGTATTAAGAGCAAATGACAatggccaag GGGGAACATTTGCGCTTTATTCCTtgctttgccggcatgccaagaTTAAAACCATTCCAAACCAGCATCGCACCGATGAAGAGCTTACAACGTATAGTCGGTCAACCTTCCATGAAAAGTCATTTGCTGCAAAAACTAAGAGATGGTTAGAGGAACAGGCAACTAGGAGGAGTGCCATTCTTATTCTTGTCCTTGTTGGCACCTGCATGGTGATTGGAGATGGGATTCTGACCCCAGCTATATCCG TTTTGTCAGCAGCTGGTGGCATCAAGGTAAATAAGCCACATATGAGTAATG GTGTGGTTGTCCTGGTTGCTGTCGTAATATTGGTCGGGTTTTTCAGCATGCAACATTATGGTACAGATAGAGTTAGTTGGCTCTTTGCTCCAATTGTCCTCCTTTGGTTTCTCCTAATTGGAGGCATAGGTATATTTAACATCTGGAAACATGGAAGCAGTGTTCTAAAAGCATTCTCGCCGGTGTATATATATCGCTATTTCAAAAGAGGAGGACAGGAAGGCTGGACTTCCCTGGGTGGTATCATGCTCAGTATAACAG GGACGGAGGCTCTTTTTGCCGACTTAGCTCATTTTCCAGTCTCAGCTGTACAGCTTGCATTTACATTAATTGTGTTTCCTTGCCTTCTTTTAGCCTATTCCGGTCAAGCTGCTTACCTTATGAATAACTTGGATCATTCGCAAGATGTTTTCTATCGTTCTATTCCAG ATAGAATATACTGGCCAGTGTTTGTCGTTGCAACCACAGCGGCTATAGTTGCAAGCCAGGCCACAATAACAGCAACCTTTTCAATTATTAAGCAAGCTCTTGCTCATGGATGTTTCCCAAGAGTTAAAGTTGTATATACATCAAAGACATTCCTTGGCCAGATATATATTCCGGACATCAATTGGATCCTTATGATTCTTTGCATTTCTGTTACTGCTGGGTTTGAAAATCAAAACCAGATTGGTAATGCATATG GTACTGCAGTGGTGATAGTCATGCTGGTTACAACATTCcttatgattatgatcatgatATTAGTGTGGCGCTGCCATTGGATTCTTGTTCTCATCTTCACCGGCTTATCGTTAATCGTCGAATGCACATATTTTTCCTCTGTACTGTTCAAAATTGATCAAGGTGGATGGGTTCCCTTGGTAATTGCTGGAGCATTTCTTGTTATCATGTATGTTTGGCACTATGGCACGGTGAAGCGCTATGAGTTTGAAATGCATAGTAAGGTCTCAATGGCATGGATTCTAGGCCTTGGCCCCAGTTTGGGGCTGGTTCGAGTCCCGGGAATTGGACTAGTCTACACAGAGCTTGCAAGTGGAGTACCCCACATCTTTTCTCATTTCATCACCAACCTCCCAGCAATCCATTCAGTTGTAGTTTTCGTATGTGTCAAGTATCTTCCTGTCTACACAGTCCCAGAAGAAGAGAGATTCCTTGTCAAGAGGATTGGACCTAAGAATTTCCACATGTTTCGATGTGTGGCACGATATGGATACAAAGACCTGCATAAGAAAGATGAGAGTTTTGAGAAAAAGCTCTTTGATAACCTTTTCATGTTTGTTCGGCTCGAATCTATGATGGAAGGGTGTTCGGATTCGGACGAATACAGCTTATGTGGACAGAAAACAGTGCAGTCCATGGATGGCATGTTGAGTAACAATGGAAACACAAGAACTGCATCATCCAATATGGATATATCAGTTTCCTCACTAGATTCAATAGAACCGGCTAAATCTCCACCGCATGTGAAATCCTCCGGTCAAACAAGCAGCCAGACCGAGGTCGACGAACTCGAGTTCTTGAATAACAACAGGGATGCCGGGGTGGTTCACATACTAGGGAACACTGTGGTGAGGGCAAGGAGAGATTCAAGGTTCTACAAGAAAATAGCAGTTGATTATATATATGCATTCCTTAGGAAGATATGCAGGGAAAATAGTGTGATCTTCAATGTTCCCCATGAAAGTCTCTTAAATGTGGGTCAGATTTTCTATGTATAG
- the LOC112792404 gene encoding pentatricopeptide repeat-containing protein At2g41080-like: MGFRLPRTCFSFSVPTVFQNSVFHLSTATFKIHLEDGNFSDAKEQFATLCSNGRIREAFHSFVSYIWSEPRLFSNLIQACIPTKSVSLGKQLHSLIITSGCSSDKFVSNHLLNLYSKFGELRAAVLLFDRMHSRNIMSCNIMIKAHLEMGSFESAKKLFDEMPERNVATWNAMVTGLAKFEMNEESLFLFSRMNALGFMPDEYSLGSVLRGCAHLTALFAGQQIHAYVMKSGFEFNLVVTCSLAHMYIKAGSLSDGETLIRLMPNYNVVAWNTLMSGKAQNGCFEGVLDQYCMMKKAGFRPDKITFVTVISSCSELATLGQGKQIHAEAIKAGASSIVDVVSSLVSMYSRCGSLKDSMKAFSEGKQRDIVLWSSMISAYGFHGRGEEAIKLFDEMEQENLPGNEVTFLSLLYACCHCGLKDKGLDFFELMVQKYGLKARLEHYNCVVDLLGRSGCLDDAEAVIRSMPMKPDAIIWKTLLSACKIHKNAEMAKRVVEEVLRINPQDSASYILLANIHASANRWQDVSEVRKAMRGKMLKKEPGISWVEIKNQVHQFCLDDKSHPQSAEINRYLEELTSEMKMRGYVPDTSSVMHDMDNEEKEYNLAHHSEKMAIAFALMNCPEGMPIRVMKNLRVCSDCHVAIKYISEIKNLEIIVRDASRFHHFKDGTCSCGDYW, encoded by the coding sequence ATGGGCTTTCGTCTTCCTCGTACGTGCTTCTCGTTTTCTGTGCCTACCGTTTTTCAAAATTCCGTCTTTCACTTGTCCACAGCTACCTTCAAAATCCACTTGGAAGATGGAAACTTTTCAGATGCCAAAGAACAATTTGCAACCTTGTGTTCCAACGGGCGTATCAGAGAAGCGTTTCACAGCTTTGTTTCTTATATTTGGTCTGAACCCCGTTTGTTCTCAAATCTCATACAAGCATGCATTCCCACAAAGTCTGTTTCTTTGGGGAAGCAGCTTCATTCTTTGATTATTACTTCTGGCTGTTCCTCCGACAAGTTTGTTTCCAACCATCTCCTCAACCTGTATTCGAAATTTGGGGAGCTCCGAGCTGCAGTCTTACTGTTTGATAGAATGCATAGTAGGAACATCATGTCGTGTAACATCATGATCAAAGCCCATCTTGAAATGGGTAGTTTTGAGAGTGCCAAGAaactgtttgatgaaatgcccgAGAGGAATGTTGCTACTTGGAATGCAATGGTCACGGGGTTGGCTAAGTTTGAAATGAATGAGGAGTCTTTGTTCTTGTTTTCACGGATGAATGCGTTGGGCTTCATGCCGGATGAGTACTCGCTGGGTAGTGTGCTCAGGGGATGTGCACACCTCACAGCTTTGTTTGCAGGCCAACAGATTCATGCTTATGTTATGAAAAGTGGGTTTGAGTttaatttggttgtcacatgCTCTTTAGCTCACATGTACATCAAAGCTGGAAGCTTGAGTGATGGAGAGACATTGATCAGATTGATGCCAAATTATAATGTGGTTGCTTGGAATACACTTATGTCTGGGAAAGCTCAAAATGGGTGTTTTGAAGGAGTTTTAGATCAATACTGTATGATGAAAAAGGCAGGTTTCAGACCAGATAAGATTACTTTTGTGACAGTGATCAGTTCATGTTCGGAGTTAGCCACACTTGGTCAAGGGAAGCAAATACATGCCGAAGCAATCAAAGCAGGAGCTAGCTCTATAGTTGATGTAGTTAGCTCATTAGTTAGTATGTATTCAAGATGTGGATCCTTGAAAGACTCTATGAAAGCTTTTTCAGAAGGCAAACAGCGAGATATTGTATTGTGGAGCTCAATGATTTCTGCTTATGGGTTTCATGGTCGAGGGGAAGAAGCTATAAAACTCTTTGATGAGATGGAACAGGAAAATTTGCCAGGAAATGAAGTTACATTTTTGAGCTTGTTATATGCATGTTGTCATTGTGGATTGAAGGACAAAGGGCTTGATTTCTTTGAGTTGATGGTACAAAAGTATGGGCTCAAGGCTAGACTAGAACACTATAATTGTGTCGTTGACCTACTAGGTAGGTCTGGTTGTTTGGACGATGCAGAGGCTGTGATACGTTCCATGCCTATGAAACCAGATGCAATTATATGGAAAACACTCTTATCTGCATGTAAGATCCACAAGAATGCAGAAATGGCAAAACGGGTTGTCGAAGAAGTTCTTAGGATCAATCCTCAAGATTCAGCATCATATATTCTACTTGCCAATATTCATGCTTCTGCTAATAGGTGGCAGGATGTTTCTGAGGTGAGGAAGGCCATGAGAGGCAAGATGTTGAAGAAAGAACCAGGCATAAGTTGGGTAGAAATAAAGAATCAGGTTCACCAGTTCTGTTTGGATGATAAATCCCACCCACAATCTGCGGAGATCAATCGGTATCTGGAAGAACTAACTTCAGAAATGAAGATGCGCGGCTATGTCCCAGATACTAGCTCTGTAATGCATGACATGGACAATGAGGAGAAAGAATACAACTTGGCACACCACAGTGAGAAGATGGCAATTGCTTTTGCTTTGATGAATTGTCCAGAGGGAATGCCAATAAGGGTGATGAAGAACTTGCGCGTTTGTAGTGATTGCCATGTTGCCATTAAGTACATATCGGAGATAAAAAATTTGGAAATTATAGTGCGAGATGCTAGCAGGTTTCACCATTTCAAAGATGGTACATGTTCTTGTGGAGATTATTGGTAA
- the LOC112792405 gene encoding ATP-dependent zinc metalloprotease FTSH 2, chloroplastic: MAASSACLIGNGLSTRSNRTTLSKNLNRSYLFSSWRISSLNKAPNSKPATIKASSSSSLDQRNHEGRRGFLKFLAGNVGAGLPALLGSGKAYADEQQGVSSSSRMSYSRFLEYLDKDRVSRVDLYENGTIAIVEAVSPELGNRVQRVRVQLPGLNQELLQKFREKNIDFAAHNAQEDSGSLLFNLIGNLAFPLILIGGLFLLSRRSGGMGGPGGPGFPLAFGQSKAKFQMEPNTGVTFDDVAGVDEAKQDFMEVVEFLKKPERFTAVGARIPKGVLLVGPPGTGKTLLAKAIAGEAGVPFFSISGSEFVEMFVGIGASRVRDLFKKAKENAPCIVFVDEIDAVGRQRGTGIGGGNDEREQTLNQLLTEMDGFEGNTGIIVIAATNRADILDSALLRPGRFDRQVTVDVPDVKGRTEILKVHGSNKKFDSDVSLEVIAMRTPGFSGADLANLLNEAAILAGRRGKTAISSKEIDDSIDRIVAGMEGTVMTDGKSKSLVAYHEVGHAICGTLTPGHDAVQKVTLVPRGQARGLTWFIPSDDPTLISKQQLFARIVGGLGGRAAEEVIFGEPEVTTGAAGDLQQITGLAKQMVTTFGMSDIGPWSLMDASAQSGDVIMRMMARNSMSEKLAEDIDAAVKRLSDEAYEIALRHIRNNREAIDKIVEVLLEKETISGDEFRALLSEFVEIPAENRVPPSTPVPATV; encoded by the exons ATGGCGGCATCATCAGCATGTCTTATTGGAAATGGTTTATCTACACGGAGTAATAGAACAACTCTGAGCAAGAACTTGAATAGAAGCTACCTCTTCTCATCTTGGAGAATTTCATCGCTGAATAAGGCACCAAATTCTAAACCTGCAACAATAaaggcatcatcatcatcatccttggACCAAAGGAACCATGAAGGGCGAAGGGGGTTTCTAAAATTCTTGGCTGGAAATGTTGGGGCTGGCTTACCTGCATTGTTGGGTAGCGGCAAGGCTTACGCCGATGAACAACAAGGGGTTTCCTCCTCCTCAAGAATGTCATACTCGAGGTTCCTCGAGTATTTGGACAAGGATAGAGTCAGCAGAGTGGATCTCTATGAGAATGGAACCATAGCTATAGTTGAGGCTGTTTCTCCTGAATTGGGGAATAGGGTTCAGCGTGTGAGAGTTCAACTTCCAGGACTTAACCAAGAGCTCCTTCAGAAATTCAGGGAGAAGAACATTGACTTTGCTGCTCACAATGCACAAGAAGATTCTGGTTCTCTTTTGTTTAACCTGATTGGGAATTTGGCCTTCCCTCTGATCTTGATTGGTGGATTATTCCTTCTCTCGAGACGATCTGGAGGGATGGGAGGTCCTGGTGGGCCTGGCTTTCCTCTTGCTTTTGGTCAATCCAAGGCCAAGTTTCAAATGGAACCTAATACCGGGGTGACGTTTGATGATGTTGCTGGGGTGGATGAAGCTAAGCAGGATTTTATGGAGGTGGTGGAGTTTCTGAAGAAGCCTGAAAGGTTCACTGCTGTTGGAGCTCGCATACCAAAGGGTGTTCTTCTTGTTGGACCTCCTGGAACTGGGAAGACCCTTTTGGCCAAGGCGATCGCTGGCGAAGCTGGTGTTCCGTTCTTCTCAATCTCAGGTTCTGAGTTTGTTGAGATGTTTGTTGGTATCGGTGCTTCAAGAGTCCGTGATTTATTCAAGAAGGCTAAAGAGAATGCCCCTTGCATTGTGTTCGTTGATGAAATTGATGCTGTTGGGAGACAAAGAGGGACTGGAATTGGTGGAGGGAATGATGAAAGAGAACAGACACTCAATCAGCTTTTGACAGAAATGGATGGGTTCGAGGGTAATACAGGCATCATCGTAATTGCAGCTACTAACAGGGCTGACATTCTTGACTCTGCTTTGTTAAGGCCGGGCCGATTTGATAGACAG GTAACAGTCGATGTTCCAGATGTAAAGGGAAGGACTGAAATCCTAAAGGTTCATGGTAGCAATAAAAAGTTTGATTCTGATGTTTCACTTGAAGTAATTGCAATGAGAACACCCGGTTTTAGTGGAGCTGATCTTGCAAATCTATTGAATGAAGCTGCTATATTGGCTGGTCGTCGGGGAAAGACAGCAATCTCATCTAAAGAGATTGATGATTCTATTGATAGGATTGTGGCTGGAATGGAAGGAACGGTGATGACTGATGGGAAGAGCAAAAGTTTAGTGGCATATCATGAAGTCGGGCATGCCATTTGTGG AACTTTGACCCCTGGTCATGATGCTGTGCAAAAAGTAACACTAGTTCCCCGTGGTCAAGCTCGAGGCCTTACATGGTTCATTCCTTCCGACGACCCAACCTTGATCTCCAAACAACAACTCTTTGCAAGAATTGTTGGAGGATTAGGCGGTAGGGCTGCCGAGGAAGTTATTTTTGGCGAGCCTGAGGTTACAACTGGAGCAGCTGGAGATTTGCAGCAAATCACTGGTTTGGCAAAACAG ATGGTAACCACATTTGGAATGTCTGATATCGGTCCTTGGTCGCTAATGGATGCGTCGGCACAAAGTGGGGATGTTATCATGAGAATGATGGCAAGGAACTCGATGTCAGAGAAGCTGGCAGAAGACATTGATGCTGCTGTCAAGAGGCTATCAGATGAAGCATACGAGATTGCACTGCGCCATATAAGGAACAACCGCGAGGCCATTGATAAGATTGTGGAAGTCCTGTTGGAGAAAGAGACTATATCCGGAGATGAATTCCGTGCTCTCCTCTCTGAGTTTGTGGAAATTCCGGCCGAAAATCGGGTCCCTCCTTCAACTCCAGTACCTGCCACTGTTTGA